AAAATGCGCCCGGAGTTGGTTCGACAGGCCGGAACAACGTCGTCCTCAAAGAAATTTACGCCAAGGCCTATAACACGAATTACACAGCTAGTTGGTACTTGGTGCGTGGCGAACCGATGGTCGGTGCCTCCGGCAATCTTCAAGTTGCTAATGGCGCTTGCGGTCCGGCATCCCTCGCCAATCGGCAGTGCTCGACTGGCCCGTTGCGGACGTCCGTTCTAGACACCTCCTCAACTCCCTCTAGCGCTGTTCCGCTGATCGGCGATGGCGGGTTGGTAACGCAAAAACCTTTGCCAATCGATTTTGAGGACTCGCCGTCAGGCTCCGCCACCGCCCGATCGTTCACGACCGGCCCGGTGTTGATATCGAGCTTGAGTATGCCCACTTTCAGCGGTGCGATGCGTGATGGTCCATCAGGCTGGTGGGCAACGTGGCACAAGCAAGTGCTGCAGGACTATCGCGGCTTTGGAGTTGTACATCGCAACTCGTGCAATATCGTGTTCGCCGACGGTAGCGTGCGGGGAATCGGTGACAAGAACCGCGATGGTTACATCAACAACGGCTTCGGTGCGATCGGCGGCTTTACGACAACCGCGCCCGATGTCGAAACGACCGAATTGCATAGTTCGTTCGCAATTGATCCTAAAAAATTCTAGCAGTGTTTGTCGCTGCTGACTTTGTGACTCTTTCTGTTGGCAATTGTTTTTTTGGAGGTTCGGGGGATGAAAAAATCGATTCGTGGTGCGTTTACTTTGATCGAGTTACTGGTGGTCATCGCGATCATCGGCATCTTGGTCGCCTTGCTGCTCCCAGCGATCAGCAAAGCTCGCGAAGCTGCGCGCGGTGCGCAGTGCAAGAACAACCTGCGTCAGTTCGGCATTGGGTTCCACCTGTTTGCCGACAAAGACCCACAAGGCCGCCTCTGCACAGGTGCCTATGACTACCTGCGCGATGGTTGCACCGACAGCTACGGCTGGGTCGCCGACCTGGTGAAAATCGGCGCTGCCCGGCCTGCTGAAATGCTGTGCCCAAGCAATGCGGTTTTACACTCGGAAAAGACAAATGAGTTGCTTGGTGGCGACACCAGCAAC
Above is a window of Anatilimnocola aggregata DNA encoding:
- a CDS encoding DUF1559 family PulG-like putative transporter, with the translated sequence MRLHRAFTLVEMLVVISIIGILVALLLPALGVARETARSVACQNNLRQFGIGLIAHSERNNGAMCTGAFDWLNDGAVTEKGWVADLVNVGTPTGEMLCASNSARVSETFYDLLQAPTASFEADSCVPRLGTPVTKEPDGSDLFNACRNIVKNAPGVGSTGRNNVVLKEIYAKAYNTNYTASWYLVRGEPMVGASGNLQVANGACGPASLANRQCSTGPLRTSVLDTSSTPSSAVPLIGDGGLVTQKPLPIDFEDSPSGSATARSFTTGPVLISSLSMPTFSGAMRDGPSGWWATWHKQVLQDYRGFGVVHRNSCNIVFADGSVRGIGDKNRDGYINNGFGAIGGFTTTAPDVETTELHSSFAIDPKKF